From a region of the Castanea sativa cultivar Marrone di Chiusa Pesio chromosome 10, ASM4071231v1 genome:
- the LOC142612922 gene encoding pentatricopeptide repeat-containing protein At4g22760 — protein sequence MVVPRLTTLLNNSVTVNQAKQIHAQILINGLNNHLEPLLVRQITLSTSTHSGIVAQAQYLKLILYQLQNPDAFSWGCTIRFFSQHGQFKEAFSLYVQMHRLGLCPTTFAVSSALRACARIEYRIGGVLVHGQVHKYGHCNCVYVQTALVDLYSKLCDMVSAQKVFDEMLVKNVVSWNSILSGYLKSGNLAEAQRVFDEIPRKDVISWNSMVLGYARAGNLDRACSFFQQIPEKNTASWNSMISGYVDYGEIESARSIFDAMPQRNNVSWITMIAGYSKCGDVESAQKLFDQMDEKDLLSFNAMISCYAQNSQPKEAIELFNQMLEPNVNVQPDGLTLASLTSACSQLGDFKFGPFVESYMNKFGIELDDHLATALVDLYAKCGSIDKAYELFHGLRKRDLIAYSAMILGCGINGKAVDAIKLFEEMINSHICPNLVTYTGLLTAYNHVGLVEEGYQCFNSMKEHGLVPLADHYGIMVDLLGRAGQLEEAYELIRTMPMQPHAGVWGALLLACRLHDNVELGEIAAQHCFELEPDTTGYCSLLANIYASVKRWDDAKRLRKVVGEKGFTKIPGCSWMESI from the coding sequence ATGGTGGTGCCAAGACTAACAACGTTGTTGAATAACAGCGTAACAGTGAATCAGGCAAAGCAAATCCATGCACAAATCCTCATAAACGGTCTCAATAACCACTTGGAACCCCTCTTAGTCCGCCAAATCACCCTCTCAACTTCCACTCACTCTGGAATTGTTGCTCAAGCTCAATATCTAAAACTAATTCTTTACCAATTGCAAAACCCAGATGCTTTTTCTTGGGGTTGCACAATTCGGTTTTTTTCCCAGCATGGCCAATTCAAAGAAGCTTTTTCGCTTTATGTTCAGATGCACAGACTAGGTCTGTGTCCAACCACTTTTGCTGTTTCTTCTGCTCTAAGAGCATGTGCTAGGATTGAGTATAGGATAGGTGGAGTTTTAGTACATGGTCAAGTTCATAAATATGGACATTGTAACTGTGTTTACGTGCAAACAGCACTTGTGGATTTATATTCTAAACTGTGTGATATGGTAAGTGCACAGAAGGTGTTTGATGAGATGTTGGTGAAGAATGTGGTTTCTTGGAATTCTATTTTATCTGGGTATTTGAAATCTGGTAATTTAGCTGAAGCTCAGAGGGTGTTTGATGAAATTCCAAGGAAGGATGTTATATCTTGGAATTCAATGGTTTTGGGGTATGCGAGAGCAGGAAATTTGGACCGGGCATGCTCCTTTTTTCAGCAGATACCAGAGAAAAACACAGCTTCTTGGAACTCAATGATTAGTGGTTATGTTGATTATGGGGAGATAGAATCGGCAAGAAGCATTTTTGATGCAATGCCCCAAAGAAATAATGTTTCTTGGATCACAATGATTGCTGGGTACTCGAAATGTGGGGATGTTGAGTCTGCTCAGAAACTCTTTGATCAGATGGATGAGAAAGATCTGCTCTCGTTTAATGCAATGATATCTTGCTATGCTCAAAATAGCCAACCTAAGGAGGCCATTGAGCTGTTCAACCAGATGCTTGAACCAAATGTAAATGTTCAGCCAGATGGATTAACTTTGGCTAGTCTTACATCTGCTTGTTCACAACTAGGAGATTTCAAATTTGGGCCTTTTGTTGAGTCATATATGAATAAGTTTGGTATTGAACTCGATGATCATTTGGCTACTGCTTTAGTTGACCTGTATGCGAAGTGTGGAAGCATTGATAAGGCATATGAGCTGTTTCATGGCTTGAGGAAAAGGGATTTAATTGCTTACTCTGCAATGATCTTGGGATGTGGGATAAATGGTAAGGCAGTTGATGCAATCAAGTTATTTGAAGAGATGATCAATTCCCATATTTGCCCTAACTTAGTCACCTACACTGGACTGCTAACTGCCTATAACCACGTTGGTTTGGTTGAAGAAGGCTACCAATGCTTTAACTCCATGAAGGAACATGGACTTGTGCCTTTAGCTGATCATTATGGAATCATGGTTGATCTTTTAGGCAGGGCAGGACAGTTAGAAGAAGCATATGAACTAATAAGGACCATGCCCATGCAGCCTCATGCTGGGGTTTGGGGAGCTTTGCTTCTTGCTTGCAGGTTACATGACAATGTTGAGCTTGGTGAGATAGCTGCTCAGCATTGCTTTGAGCTGGAGCCTGATACAACTGGTTATTGTTCTCTTCTCGCCAACATTTATGCTTCGGTTAAGAGGTGGGATGATGCCAAGAGATTGAGAAAGGTTGTGGGGGAGAAGGGATTCACTAAGATTCCTGGCTGTAGTTGGATGGAATCTATTTGA